The DNA sequence TCATCCTGTTCTTCACGGGCGCCGACCGCATCGCCGGTGCGCCGGTCAGCGGGTCGATCCTGATCGGTTGTTCCGTCCTGTGCCTCGTCATCTTGTTGTCTCTCGAACGCAGGAGTGCCGCACCGATCGTGCCGACCGACCTCTTGGCCGATCCAGCCTTCCGGGTAGCCGTCATCGCTTCGATCTCGTGCTTCACCGGGCAGATGCTCAGCTACGTCGCGCTGCCATTCTACCTGCAGCACACCTTGCACATGAGCCCGGTCCAGGCGGGCCTCTACATGATGCCATGGCCCATCGCGACGATCATCATCGCTCCGATTTCGGGGCGGCTGGCCGATCGTTTCAAGACAGCGTGGCTGTGCGCCGCCGGCGGCGGGTTGCTGGCGATCGGCCTTCTGATCGCGGGCCTGACACCGCCCGGTCCAAGGGCGATTGCCTTCCTGGTCGGAACCGTCGTCGCGGGCACGGGTTTTGGTCTTTTCCAGACGCCGAACAATCGCATCCTGCTTCTCTCCGCACCCAAGGCGCGCAGCGGTGCGGCGGGAGCCATGCAGGGCACGGCACGGCTGTTGGGACAAACGCTTGGCGCCATTTCGATGTCGATCATTTTCGCGACCGTGCCGCTGACAGGCGCACCCAGCCTCGCGCTGGTCCTGGCCGGCATCTGCGCGGCCATCGCCTGCCTGGTCAGCCTGAGCCGCGCCCGCTACGAGAAGGTGGCATGAGACCAGCTGGCGCTCGACACGCTGTCCTCGATGCGCGCGCAAGGCATCGACATTCCGATACCACGGTCGATCTCGGCCTGCGCTCGGCAATCGAGATCGCCAAAGGCTACCGGCTCGTGGCGTCCCGATGACAAGGGCGTCGCCGAGGCGCTTGCCATGATGAAGTCGCTTATTGGTGAACCCACGCCGGCGTCGATCGGAGTCCAGGCCTTGCCGACGGTGCAGTCCGGTGCTGCTGGAATCCTTCAAGACGGTCTTCCACAACCACTCGCCGGGCGGAACTGGCGGACGCCTGCAACTCGCCAAGCCGAAGTGCAATTTAAATAGGGGGAACGATCACGGGCGCGGGCGAGATCCTGTGCCCATGGCGGCGTCCTGCGCACACCGCGGTCGACGGCTCTTCGCCCTGTGCAAACGATATGATAGGCGTCAGGCTACCGGTGGTCCGATTGCCGCCCGTTCGTGATTGAGGGGCATTTCAATGTATGTAGGCCGTTCCTACAAGGTGATCGATTTCGCACTGTGGTCACGGCGCAGCGTCCTCTACATGGTGGTGGTGAGTGGGCTGGCCGTGGCTGCCTACCGCTTTCCGGGCATTGCCGGGTTCTCCGTGCCATGGTCGGTGGTGCTGGTGCTCGGCACCACGGTGTCGCTGGTCGCCGGCTTCAAGAACTCGCAGGTGTTCACCCGCAGCAGTGAGGCGCTGCAGGCCTTCACGCAGATCACGGCCAGCAGCCGCGTATGGTCGAATTTCTGTCGGGATTTCCTCGATGCGCCGACGGCCAGGCAGCTCATCTACCGCCATATCGCCTGGATGACGGCGCTGCGATATGCGCTGCGGCGGCCGATGCCGTGGGAATCCATGGGGAAGGCCGCCAATATCGAATACCGACGGCGTTACCACATTCAGGAGGACAAGGGTTCGATCACCGACGAATTACGCCCGCTGCTGGGCGACCAGACCGCGGATGTCCTGAAATCGCCTCGTCCGGCGATAGCCCTGCTCGAATTGCAGTCCGTCCAGGTCAATGCACTGTTCAAGGACGCCAAGGTCCCGCCGCAGATCCATGGCGAACTGACGAAGCTGATCCGCGACTTCCACGACCAGCAGGCGCGCTGCGACCGCATCAAGAACAATCCCTATCCCCGGCAATACGCCATCGTCAGTTCCATGTTCGTCATGATCTTCTGCACGCTGCTGCCGTTCGGCGTGGTTCCGGTGTTCGCGGACATGGGCAAGCTGGGGGGCATGCTCGGCTCGATCGGCATCTGGCTGACGATCCCGTTCAGCACGCTGCTGGGCTGGGCCTACATGTCCCTCGACCAGGTCGGCGAGAGCAGCGCCAACCCTTTCGAGGGCAACGCCAACGACGTGCCGATCTCGCAAATCTGCCGCGACATCGAGATCGAGATGCGCGCCGGGCTCGGCGAGAGCGATCTTCCCAAGCCATTGCTGCCGGTCAATGACATCGCGACGTGAGGTCGGGCGCCGGAGTCGGGCAGAGCCATGCCTTCTCAGCGCCTAGCGGCGGGACATCACCCTCAGCCACGGCGCCAGATGGAAAGCGCTCATCAGCAGATACATGGCCGGCATGCCGCTCAGGATCGAGCCGGCCAGCGGCGAGGCGCCCATGCACAGCATGGTCCCGTCGCCGCCGTGAAGACGGGAAAGCAGCGCCATCACCGCAAAGGTCGGCGCCGCGGCGAGGCATAGCCAGTCGGCTATGCCATGGGGGACGACATTTTCGGGGGGCACGCTGCCGATGCCGGAAGGGATATCGCTCATGATCTTATTCCCTTGATGGTTGCGGCCCGTCATGACCTGGGGTCCTCGGCCCTGCCGGAGGCGGGGAGAGGAACCCAGGCTGCACGGGCTTGCGCCAGCTTACTGGTTGCCCTTGTCGCGGAACGCGGCCTCGCCGGCAGCTGACACTTCGGCCCATTTCTTGTCGGCCCCGGCATCGTAATTGTCGTGCCAGTTCCACCAGCTGTAGAGTGGCGTCTGCGGATAGCCTTCGGGCGAGTCTTCCCACACCTCCTGGCGGCCGAGCGGCGTGATGTCGAGATAGCTCCAGACGGTGCCCAAAGCCTCGTCGCCGCGGTTGTTGATGAAATAGGTGCGGAAGATGCGGTTCCCGTCATGGATGAACACGTTGTGGCCGTGCCATTCGTCGACGCCGAAGTCCTTGTCGAAGTTATCGGTGATCGTATACCAGGGCATCTCCCAACCCATCCGCTGCTTCAGCCGCGCAATGTCTTCCTGCGGGGCGCGAGAGGCGTAGGCGAGGGTGGTGTCGCGGGCGTTGAGATGGGCGAGGTGGCCGACCTGGTCGGCGCCGAGCGAGCAGCCGCGGCAGGCATGATCGGGCCAGCCATAGACGCCGGGCTCGAAGAAGGCGCGGTAGACGATGAGCTGGCGGCGGCCTTCGAACAGGTCGAGCAGGCTCACCTTGCCGTCAGGGCCCTCGAAGACATAGGCCTTGTCCACTTCCGTCCATGGCATGCGCCGGCGTTCGGCCGACAGCGCGTCCCTGGCGCGCATCGTCGCCTTCTCCTTCACCAGCATCTTTTCGTGCGCGGCGTTCCAATCCTGCTGTGAGACGATCGGTGGGGTGTTCATGGTCATGGTCATTGGTCTTCTCCTTTGCCAGTCGTGGCGTCGTTGCGATGTGGTGTTGCCTGGGCGTGTGGGGGAGCCGCAGGCGCGGCGAAATCCGAAAGATCCGGCCCGGCGCAGCAGGGGTGGCGTGCGGCGTGCTTGGCCGTATCATTGGCCGCGTCGAGGTCGAGGTCGGTGGAGGCAGGCATTTCTGGTTCTCCCTTGCTGCCGTCATTGCCGGCACGTCTTGCTGGTTGACGGTACTGACGTAAGTTAGGCGGCGCTGCGCCGAGGTGGGAGTTACAAGTGTGACGGGATTTGAATGGACTCGCTGATCACCGCGGCAGCGCTGGCGCTGGCGGCCGGCGATCCACTCGGCGCGCTCGACCGCGTTGCCCTGCGCGAGGATGCGCCGGCGCTGGCGCTGCGCGGCATTGCCATGGCGCAGCTCGGCGACTTCGATCGCGCCAAGCTCTTGTTGCGACGGGCCGCGCGTGCCTTCAGCCCGAAAGAGGCGGTGGCGCGCGCCAGATGCGTCGTCGCCGAGGCCGAAATCGCGCTGGTTTCGCGTGATTTGGGCTGGCCGGCCAAGGCGCTCGACGCGGCCCGCACGGCGCTGGAAAAGCATGGCGACCGGTTGAACGCGGCCCATGCCGGCCACCTCAAGGTGCGGCGCCTGCTCTTGATCGGCCGCCTCGACGAGGCCGAGCACGTGCTGGCCGGGCTCGACCCGGCGCCACTGCCGCCGGCGGCAAGGGCCGCGCACGAACTCGCCGTCGCCGGTATCGCCATGCGGCGCCTGCGGACCAGGCCGGCGCGCGCGGCGCTGGAGTGGGCGCGCCATGCCGCTCGCAAGGCCGGCATTCCCGGCCTCATCGCGGAGGTCGACAGCGCGTGGCTGGCACTGGAGACACCCGCGGCGCGGCTGATCGCGCAGGGCAGGGAGCAGCCGCTGCTGCTCGAAGAGGTCGAGGCATTGCAGGGAACGCCGGCGCTGGTCGTCGATGCTTTCCGCTACGCCGTGCGCATTGGGCGGACCACGGTTTCGCTGGCGAGCCGGCCTGTGCTGTTCGCCTTGGCGCGGACGCTCGCCGAAGCATGGCCCGGTGATGTTTCGCGGGGGGAACTCGTGGCGCGGGCCTTCGGCGGCAAGCATGCCGATGAATCGCATCGCGCGCGCCTGCGCGTCGAGATCGGGCGGCTGCGTGCCGAGCTTCGCGCATTGGCCGGCATCAGCGCCACCAGGCATGGCTTCACGCTGGTGCCGCGCCAGGCCCATGCAGTGGTGGTGCTGGCGCGGCCGATCGAGGAACGGCACGCGGCCGTGCTTGCCTTGCTGGCCGACGGCGAGGCCTGGTCGAGCTCGGCCCTGGCGCTGGCACTTGGAACCGGCCAGCGCAGCGTGCAGCGGGCGCTTGAGCCGCTTGCCGAGGCC is a window from the Mesorhizobium australicum WSM2073 genome containing:
- a CDS encoding MFS transporter — protein: MTLVLVVLDGAIANVALPSIAASLNASASSTVWVVSSYQLAVLVALLPCGALGEIHGPRRVFLLGVALFTVASAACAFAGSLPVLVAARSIQGLGAGAIMATGPMNLRVSVPQRLLGTVIGFNAMTIAISAAAGPGVAGAILSVSSWPWLFAVNIPIGIIVLLSGGLLAHLDGVKRHLNLVALLANTLMFILFFTGADRIAGAPVSGSILIGCSVLCLVILLSLERRSAAPIVPTDLLADPAFRVAVIASISCFTGQMLSYVALPFYLQHTLHMSPVQAGLYMMPWPIATIIIAPISGRLADRFKTAWLCAAGGGLLAIGLLIAGLTPPGPRAIAFLVGTVVAGTGFGLFQTPNNRILLLSAPKARSGAAGAMQGTARLLGQTLGAISMSIIFATVPLTGAPSLALVLAGICAAIACLVSLSRARYEKVA
- a CDS encoding bestrophin family protein; translation: MYVGRSYKVIDFALWSRRSVLYMVVVSGLAVAAYRFPGIAGFSVPWSVVLVLGTTVSLVAGFKNSQVFTRSSEALQAFTQITASSRVWSNFCRDFLDAPTARQLIYRHIAWMTALRYALRRPMPWESMGKAANIEYRRRYHIQEDKGSITDELRPLLGDQTADVLKSPRPAIALLELQSVQVNALFKDAKVPPQIHGELTKLIRDFHDQQARCDRIKNNPYPRQYAIVSSMFVMIFCTLLPFGVVPVFADMGKLGGMLGSIGIWLTIPFSTLLGWAYMSLDQVGESSANPFEGNANDVPISQICRDIEIEMRAGLGESDLPKPLLPVNDIAT
- a CDS encoding DUF899 domain-containing protein is translated as MTMTMNTPPIVSQQDWNAAHEKMLVKEKATMRARDALSAERRRMPWTEVDKAYVFEGPDGKVSLLDLFEGRRQLIVYRAFFEPGVYGWPDHACRGCSLGADQVGHLAHLNARDTTLAYASRAPQEDIARLKQRMGWEMPWYTITDNFDKDFGVDEWHGHNVFIHDGNRIFRTYFINNRGDEALGTVWSYLDITPLGRQEVWEDSPEGYPQTPLYSWWNWHDNYDAGADKKWAEVSAAGEAAFRDKGNQ